Proteins encoded together in one Triticum dicoccoides isolate Atlit2015 ecotype Zavitan chromosome 7B, WEW_v2.0, whole genome shotgun sequence window:
- the LOC119336226 gene encoding probable NAD(P)H-dependent oxidoreductase 1: MITGAGDDGHGVGAGATAIPSVILNTGHAMPVLGFGTGSPSKPADLADTIVHAVRLGYRHLDTASMYRTEPAVGAAVAESVRAGAVPSRTDLFVTSKLWISDARPGRVVPALRESLARLGLAYLDLFLVHWPVAATAGGLPVDKSTLVEFYMEGVWRGMEECHRLGLARSVGVSNFSAAKMERLLALAAVPPAVNQVEMNVGWRQEKVREVCARHGVVVSAYSPLGAYGAFWGSDAVMESGVLHDVAAARGKTVAQVALRWLYEQSVCFVARSYNGKRLKQNMEIFDWELSEKEKGMIDTIPQRRASLGERFMSPDGPYKTPEELWDSDI, translated from the exons ATGATCACTGGAGCCGGCGACGACGGGCACGGCGTTGGCGCCGGGGCAACGGCAATCCCGTCCGTGATCCTGAACACGGGCCACGCGATGCCGGTGCTGGGGTTCGGCACGGGCTCGCCAAGCAAGCCGGCGGACCTGGCGGACACCATCGTGCACGCCGTCCGTCTCGGCTACCGCCACCTGGACACGGCGTCCATGTACCGCACGGAGCCGGCGGTGGGCGCCGCCGTAGCCGAGTCCGTCCGCGCCGGCGCCGTGCCCTCCCGCACCGACCTCTTCGTCACCTCCAAGCTCTGGATCTCCGACGCGCGCCCGGGCCGCGTCGTCCCGGCGCTCCGCGAGTCGCTCGCCCGCCTCGGCCTAGCCTACCTTGACCTCTTCCTCGTCCACTGGCCCGTGGCCGCCACCGCCGGCGGCCTCCCGGTAGACAAGAGCACGCTGGTGGAGTTCTACATGGAGGGCGTGTGGCGCGGCATGGAGGAGTGCCACCGGTTGGGCCTGGCGAGGTCCGTCGGGGTGAGCAACTTCTCGGCGGCCAAGATGGAGAGGCTGCTGGCTCTCGCCGCCGTGCCGCCGGCGGTCAACCAGGTGGAGATGAACGTCGGGTGGAGACAGGAGAAGGTGCGGGAGGTGTGCGCCCGGCACGGCGTTGTTGTCTCCGCCTACTCGCCGCTCGGCGCGTACGGCGCCTTCTGGGGCTCCGACGCCGTCATGGAGAGCGGCGTCTTGCACGACGTCGCCGCCGCCAGAGGCAAGACCGTCGCGCAG GTGGCGTTGAGGTGGCTATACGAGCAGAGCGTGTGCTTTGTGGCGAGGAGCTACAATGGTAAGAGGTTGAAGCAGAACATGGAGATCTTCGACTGGGAGTTGAGCGAGAAGGAGAAGGGGATGATTGACACGATACCGCAGAGGAGGGCGTCTTTGGGTGAGCGTTTCATGTCGCCCGACGGGCCTTACAAAACACCCGAGGAGCTCTGGGACAGCGATATATGA